CATCGCGTTATGATCGGCAAACGGGACCTTTTCGAGAATGTTCTTGGTGCAGTCCTTGTCGAACGCGCCCCACCCGCCGTCTTTGCACTGAAAGGTCATCGTCCAGTCGAGGCCGCGTTTGAAACTCTCGTCGCGCCGGCGTGGGTCGTCTGTGGGCACCTTGCGGAGCGCAAGCAGCACCATTGCAGTGTCGTCCACGTCCGGGCACCATTTGTTTTCGTATTCGAACGCCCAGCCGCTCGGCTCGACCTTTGCGGGATTCTTGTACTTCCAATCGCCCCGGAACCGGATCTCCTTCGCAATCATCCAGTCCACCGCCTTTTTCAGAGCGGGATGATTTTCCGGCACGCCCGATTCGCGAAGGCAAATGGTGACAATTGCCGTGTCCCACACCGGCGAGAAACACGGTTCGATGCGGACATCGTTTTCGGTTTCGTGCTGAAGCCGTTTCAACTCGCGTTCGGCGCGGACGACCTGAGGATGATCATCGGGATAGCCGAGCGCCTTGAGCGCGATGAGGGAGTTCAACATGGCGGGAAAGATCGCGGCCAGTCCGTCTGCGCCCTCGAACCGTTCGAGCATCCATTGCTCGGCCTTTTTCAAGGCGCGTCTGCGGAAAGGATGAACGTTATGCTCCGCGAACAACTCGGCGAATTTGTGCAGCTTGTCGAGCCAGAGGAAGAAATTGCGCAGGGTAAATCCTTCCGGGTCGGGTGGCAGCGCGAGGTCGCGTTCGTGGTAACCTTCCGGATAGAGCTCGTCGAGCGTGATGTTGCCCGGCCGGCGCGTCGGTTTGTAATGGTTGATGATCGAGAGCGGGACGAGCATCGATCGCGTCCACGAACTCATCTCCCAGAAATTCACGTGGAACCATTTGCCGATGAGAATGACCTCGCAAGGAATGGTGGGAACGTACTTCCACGGGAAAAGGCCCAGCAAGGCGAGGTAGAGGCGCGAAAACGTGTTCATCCGCGGCACGCCGCCCATGCTCAACACGGACTGGCGCGCCCTCAACATGCGGCCGTCCGTGACCGGCACTCCGGCGAGCTTGAGCGCCAGGTAGGCCTTGATGGTGGCGTTCACGTCCGCGGGGCCGCCGTGGTAAATGTTCCAGCCGCCGTCCGGCAGTTGCATCGAGAAGATGTGGTTGACCGCCTTGCGCTGCCAAACCTTGTCCACCTTGCCGTTCCAATGATGGTAGGCGATCATGTCCGAGCATAAGGTGGAATCGACCATCAGCTCGCCGACCCAAAAACCTTCCGGCTTTTGCAGGCTGAGCAGGTGGTTTTGAGACCGCCGGATGGCAGTCTCCAAATCGTCTGGTCGGGAGCCGACGCTTGCGCTTGAGGCCGTTGGATTCAGATCGACCCGGCGGGGATCAGATATAATCTCTGACACGTCCGGTAATTTGAGAATTCGCCCGCGGCCTGTAAAGACCTAATTCGGCGCGCCGCTGTGCCCGCGCCAATACGAACGACTTGGGATTGACGCGGCCGCTTTCGGATTGAACTTTGGCCGATGAAGGATAGCTTCACCGGCGCATGAAGTTTTTCAAATACCACGCGCTCGGTAATGACTACCTCGTCATGGACCCGAAGGACTTCGCCACGCCACTGACCATCGAGCAGATCAAAACAATCTGTCACCGGAACTTCGGTGTCGGCTCCGATGGCATTCTGCTTGGACCGTTGCCGTCGGACAAGGCACGATTCGCATTGCGCATATTCAATCCGGACGGGAGCGAAGCGGAGAAAAGCGGCAACGGGCTGAGAATTTTTTCCCGTTACCTGTGGGACCGAAAATTCCTGAAAACCGACGAGGAGTTCACAGTTGAAACCCTGGGCGGTGTGGTGAAGTCCCGCGTGCTGGACGGCGGCAGGACGGTCCGCGTGGAAATGGGCAGGGTGAGTTTTCGAAGCGAGGAAATCCCGGTGACCGGCCCCGGTCGCGAAGTCGTCAACGAAAAGATTGTCGTCGGAGACCGCGCCTTCAATTTTTGCGCGGCGACGGTTGGCAATCCGCACTGTGTTTTGCCGTTGCCCGACATCAGTGCCGGGCTGGCGAAGCAATACGGCCCTCTGCTCGAAACCCACTCGAGTTTTCCGAAGCGCACAAACGTGCAGTTTCTGAAGGCGCTGGATCGGCGCAACATTCAAATCGAGATCTGGGAACGCGGAGCCGGATACACGCTGGCGTCCGGCACCAGCAGCAGCGCGGCGGCGGCCGTCGCGTACAAGCTGGGACTGTGTGACAGCTCGGTCACCGTTCACATGCCGGGTGGCAAATTGTCCATTGAGATCCGCCACGACTTTTCGATTTTGATGACCGGGCCGGTGACGAAGGTGGCGGAGGGGACGGTGGTGGAAGAATTGTTTACAACTTCAATTCCGGTCTGAAGAATCGCAAAAATTCGGGCTCGCCAAAAGCACGCCTTTGGCGGATTTTACCCGCCGCATTTTAACAGCGCATGTTCACCGGAATCTATACAGCCCTTGTCACACCGTTCAAAGACGGCAAGGTGGATGAACTCGGTTTCGAGCGTCTCATCAAAGCGCAGATCAAGGGAGGCGTGGACGGCATTGTGCCGGTTGGCACCACGGGCGAGTCGCCCACCCTGAGTTTTGAGGAGCATATCTATGTGGTCGAGCTGGCGATCAAGTTCGCCGCGCGCAAAGTCAGAGTGCTCGCCGGCACGGGCGGCAATTCAACCGATGAAGCGATTTACCTCACCGTCGCCGCTGAAAAGGCCGGCGCGAACGGCTCGCTGCAGGTCGCGCCCTACTACAACAAGCCGACGCAGGAGGGTTTGTTCCAGCATTTCCGCGCCATCGCCTATGCAACGAAGCTGCCAATCGTGCTCTATAGCATTCCGTCGCGTTGCGGTATAGAGATCGGCGTGGACACAGTGAAGCGGCTCGCGCGCGATTGCAGGAACATCGTCGGCATCAAAGAAGCGGGTGGCAACGCCGACCGCGTGAGCCAGTTGCGCGCGGCGCTCGGGCCGAAATTCGCGATCCTCAGCGGTGACGATTCACTTACGCTGCCTTTCATGGCCGTCGGCGCGCAGGGCGTCGTCAGTGTCGCGTCAAACCTGATCCCGCGCGAACTCAGCCAGATGGTTCGCGCGTTTGCGGCCGGCAAATCGTCCGTTGCGCTCAAACTGCACGACACGTTTTATCCGTTGTTCAAGGATCTCTTTGTGGAGACGAACCCGGTTCCGGTCAAAGCCGCGCTGGCAATGCTGGGGCAGATCAAGGAGGAATACCGCCTGCCGCTGGTGCCGATGAGCCCGAAGAACTGCGAGGCTTTGAAAGC
The Candidatus Angelobacter sp. DNA segment above includes these coding regions:
- the dapF gene encoding diaminopimelate epimerase; translation: MKFFKYHALGNDYLVMDPKDFATPLTIEQIKTICHRNFGVGSDGILLGPLPSDKARFALRIFNPDGSEAEKSGNGLRIFSRYLWDRKFLKTDEEFTVETLGGVVKSRVLDGGRTVRVEMGRVSFRSEEIPVTGPGREVVNEKIVVGDRAFNFCAATVGNPHCVLPLPDISAGLAKQYGPLLETHSSFPKRTNVQFLKALDRRNIQIEIWERGAGYTLASGTSSSAAAAVAYKLGLCDSSVTVHMPGGKLSIEIRHDFSILMTGPVTKVAEGTVVEELFTTSIPV
- the shc gene encoding squalene--hopene cyclase; the encoded protein is METAIRRSQNHLLSLQKPEGFWVGELMVDSTLCSDMIAYHHWNGKVDKVWQRKAVNHIFSMQLPDGGWNIYHGGPADVNATIKAYLALKLAGVPVTDGRMLRARQSVLSMGGVPRMNTFSRLYLALLGLFPWKYVPTIPCEVILIGKWFHVNFWEMSSWTRSMLVPLSIINHYKPTRRPGNITLDELYPEGYHERDLALPPDPEGFTLRNFFLWLDKLHKFAELFAEHNVHPFRRRALKKAEQWMLERFEGADGLAAIFPAMLNSLIALKALGYPDDHPQVVRAERELKRLQHETENDVRIEPCFSPVWDTAIVTICLRESGVPENHPALKKAVDWMIAKEIRFRGDWKYKNPAKVEPSGWAFEYENKWCPDVDDTAMVLLALRKVPTDDPRRRDESFKRGLDWTMTFQCKDGGWGAFDKDCTKNILEKVPFADHNAMLDPECADITARILELLGYEGIGMQNPQVRDAVEFVRKHQE
- the dapA gene encoding 4-hydroxy-tetrahydrodipicolinate synthase, with the translated sequence MFTGIYTALVTPFKDGKVDELGFERLIKAQIKGGVDGIVPVGTTGESPTLSFEEHIYVVELAIKFAARKVRVLAGTGGNSTDEAIYLTVAAEKAGANGSLQVAPYYNKPTQEGLFQHFRAIAYATKLPIVLYSIPSRCGIEIGVDTVKRLARDCRNIVGIKEAGGNADRVSQLRAALGPKFAILSGDDSLTLPFMAVGAQGVVSVASNLIPRELSQMVRAFAAGKSSVALKLHDTFYPLFKDLFVETNPVPVKAALAMLGQIKEEYRLPLVPMSPKNCEALKATLKACGVLK